A genomic region of Octopus sinensis unplaced genomic scaffold, ASM634580v1 Contig13158, whole genome shotgun sequence contains the following coding sequences:
- the LOC115229602 gene encoding histone H3, producing MARTKQTARKSTGGKAPRKQLATKAARKSAPATGGVKKPHRYRPGTVALREIRRYQKSTELLIRKLPFQRLVREIAQDFKTDLRFQSSAVMALQEASEAYLVGLFEDTNLCAIHAKRVTIMPKDIQLARRIRGERA from the coding sequence ATGGCTCGTACAAAGCAGACAGCACGTAAATCTACCGGAGGAAAGGCTCCTCGTAAACAACTCGCCACTAAGGCTGCCAGGAAGAGTGCCCCAGCCACTGGCGGTGTGAAAAAACCCCATCGTTACAGGCCTGGTACCGTAGCTCTGCGAGAGATCAGACGTTACCAGAAATCCACTGAACTTCTTATCAGAAAACTTCCCTTCCAACGTCTTGTTCGTGAGATCGCTCAGGATTTCAAGACCGATCTTCGTTTCCAGAGCTCTGCCGTAATGGCTTTACAGGAGGCCAGCGAGGCTTACTTGGTCGGTCTTTTCGAGGATACCAACTTGTGCGCTATCCACGCCAAGCGAGTGACCATCATGCCCAAGGACATTCAGCTTGCCCGCCGTATCCGTGGTGAGAGAGCCTAA
- the LOC115229604 gene encoding histone H2A-like translates to MSGRGKGGKVKGKSKTRSSRAGLQFPVGRIHRLLRKGNYAQRVGAGAPVYLAAVMEYLAAEVLELAGNAARDNKKSRIIPRHLQLAIRNDEELNKLLSGVTIAQGGVLPNIQAVLLPKKTQKPSK, encoded by the coding sequence ATGTCTGGACGTGGTAAAGGAGGTAAAGTGAAGGGAAAGAGCAAGACCCGTTCATCCCGTGCTGGACTTCAGTTCCCTGTCGGTCGTATCCACCGTCTTCTTCGTAAGGGAAACTATGCCCAACGTGTTGGTGCCGGAGCCCCAGTCTACTTGGCCGCTGTTATGGAATATTTGGCAGCCGAAGTGTTGGAATTGGCAGGAAATGCTGCCAGAGACAACAAGAAATCGAGAATTATTCCCCGTCACTTGCAGTTGGCCATCCGTAACGACGAGGAGTTGAACAAACTTTTGTCCGGAGTGACCATCGCCCAAGGTGGTGTTCTCCCCAATATCCAGGCTGTTCTTCTCCCCAAGAAGACCCAGAAGCCTTCCAAGTAA
- the LOC115229600 gene encoding histone H2B, gonadal-like → MPPAPATASKGAKKASKAKSSRPAGDKKRKKKRKESYSIYIYKVMKQVHPDTGISSKAMSIMNSFVNDLFERIASEASRLAHYNKRSTISSREVQTAVRLLLPGELAKHAVSEGTKAVTKYTSSK, encoded by the coding sequence atgccaccagcaccagctACCGCTTCGAAAGGAGCCAAGAAGGCTTCCAAGGCCAAATCTTCACGTCCCGCCGGAGACAAGAAGcgcaagaagaagaggaaggaaagttATTCCATCTACATCTACAAAGTAATGAAACAAGTCCACCCCGACACTGGCATCTCCAGCAAAGCTATGTCCATCATGAACAGTTTTGTCAACgatttgttcgaaagaatagcttCTGAAGCCAGCCGTTTGGCTCACTACAACAAACGTTCGACCATCAGTAGCCGTGAGGTACAGACTGCTGTCCGTCTGCTTCTCCCTGGTGAGTTGGCTAAGCACGCCGTCTCTGAAGGTACCAAGGCTGTTACCAAATACACCAGCAGCAAGTAA
- the LOC115229603 gene encoding histone H4, with product MSGRGKGGKGLGKGGAKRHRKVLRDNIQGITKPAIRRLARRGGVKRISGLIYEETRGVLKVFLENVIRDAVTYTEHAKRKTVTAMDVVYALKRQGRTLYGFGG from the coding sequence ATGTCTGGACGTGGTAAAGGAGGAAAAGGTTTGGGAAAAGGAGGCGCCAAGCGTCACAGGAAGGTGTTGAGAGATAACATCCAGGGTATCACCAAACCGGCCATCCGTCGTCTGGCTCGTCGAGGTGGTGTGAAACGTATCTCTGGTTTGATCTACGAAGAGACCCGTGGTGTGTTGAAGGTATTCTTGGAGAACGTCATTCGTGATGCTGTCACCTACACCGAGCATGCCAAGAGGAAGACTGTCACCGCTATGGATGTGGTCTATGCTCTCAAGAGACAAGGCAGAACTCTGTACGGATTCGGAGGTTAA